A DNA window from Corvus hawaiiensis isolate bCorHaw1 chromosome 11, bCorHaw1.pri.cur, whole genome shotgun sequence contains the following coding sequences:
- the TNNC1 gene encoding troponin C, slow skeletal and cardiac muscles, producing MDDIYKAAVEQLTEEQKSEFKAAFDIFVLGAEDGCISTKELGKVMRMLGQNPTPEELQEMIDEVDEDGSGTVDFDEFLVMMVRCMKDDSKGKTEEELSDLFRMFDKNADGYIDLEELKIMLQATGETITEDDIEELMKDGDKNNDGRIDYDEFLEFMKGVE from the exons ATGGACGACATTTACAAGGCAGCG GTTGAGCAGCTGACAGAAGAGCAAAAAAGTG AGTTCAAGGCTGCCTTTGACATCTTTGTGCTGGGGGCAGAGGATGGATGCATCAGCACcaaggagctggggaaggtgaTGAGGATGCTGGGGCAGAACCCCAcccctgaggagctgcaggagatgaTAGACGAGGTGGATGAGGACG GCAGCGGCACTGTGGACTTTGATGAATTCCTGGTTATGATGGTCCGGTGTATGAAAGatgacagcaaaggaaaaaccGAAGAGGAACTCTCAGACCTCTTCAGGATGTTTGATAA aaATGCCGATGGCTACATCGACCTCGAGGAGCTGAAGATTATGCTGCAGGCAACAGGAGAGACCATCACCGAGGATGACATAGAAGAACTGATGAAAGATGGGGATAAAAACAATGATGGCAGGATTGACTATGATG AGTTCCTGGAGTTTATGAAGGGGGTTGAATAA